From the genome of Anopheles moucheti chromosome 3, idAnoMoucSN_F20_07, whole genome shotgun sequence, one region includes:
- the LOC128305271 gene encoding uncharacterized protein LOC128305271: MGMWRSSVILLIPLLCGLANASPDLGLDTAIDYVTQNNPNVLSSANMVGSATSDLQGAIGGYQISKLNGSTSLVASGEALVSLVGNITVNVNEVLRNISIVASQRQLAPSCMFGSMNATIDRAFVALDQAGALITKIQTSTSTQNSDALTSWMTMIQTAMTDISTYLDTLYKQVVAVMAAGPLSASTVSANIKPATLFNLAGAISVVTTAEKGLTTTVRNIRTSFEQAANVLNSYSNDMTNALTSVNNTQRDYYNQVVSRISSYQGKVNGEAGGGVNDIVNRLSRVNPFMQDSTTRTNALLLNTSITTTTAAIQSVASIFATSLQTQMTQLFTGAEAFLQGNVQSLLPVMDSLLFKLASSLSVGGIYANSCKDKYGGAITNLENNMRDGLQKCLNDFANTGYTDPFISEYNMVLREQTRTIANRIDFCLNLGSTSSTPVIKAGIAKCLSEMVTMNDSLMKDVSIQTKLVVAMINLESLATVQRVESCGVIMNQGLVAKAAALDALLAACQTSNQ, translated from the exons ATGGGAATGTGGAGATCTTCGGTCATCCTTCTAATACCACTGCTATGTGGATTGGCT AATGCCTCACCCGACTTGGGGTTGGATACGGCCATCGACTATGTTACCCAGAACAATCCGAACGTTCTGTCGTCGGCGAATATGGTGGGGTCGGCTACCTCCGATCTGCAAGGCGCGATCGGTGGCTACCAGATATCGAAGCTGAACGGTTCAACCAGTTTGGTTGCGTCCGGCGAGGCACTGGTCTCACTCGTCGGCAACATCACCGTCAACGTGAACGAAGTACTGCGCAACATCTCGATCGTGGCTAGCCAGCGGCAGCTGGCACCGTCCTGTATGTTCGGCAGCATGAACGCCACCATCGATCGGGCGTTCGTTGCACTCGACCAGGCCGGAGCATTGATAACGAAAATTCAAACGTCCACCTCGACCCAGAACAGTGATGCCCTCACGTCCTGGATGACGATGATCCAGACGGCGATGACGGACATCTCGACCTACCTGGACACACTGTACAAGCAGGTGGTGGCGGTAATGGCGGCCGGACCCCTCTCAGCCAGCACCGTGTCGGCGAACATTAAGCCAGCGACACTGTTCAACCTTGCCGGTGCAATTTCGGTGGTGACGACGGCCGAGAAGGGACTCACGACCACCGTCCGTAATATCCGTACCTCCTTCGAACAAGCGGCCAACGTTCTGAACAGCTACAGCAACGACATGACCAACGCACTGACCTCGGTCAACAACACCCAGCGCGATTACTACAACCAGGTGGTGAGCCGCATCAGCTCCTACCAGGGCAAGGTGAACGGTGAGGCCGGTGGGGGTGTTAACGACATCGTGAATCGGCTGTCGCGTGTGAACCCATTCATGCAGGATTCGACCACCCGTACCAACGCGCTCCTGCTGAACACCTCGATCACGACCACGACCGCTGCCATCCAGAGCGTCGCGAGCATTTTCGCCACCAGTCTACAGACCCAGATGACGCAGCTCTTTACCGGTGCAGAAGCGTTCCTTCAGGGCAACGTCCAGTCATTGCTGCCAGTGATGGATAGTTTGCTGTTCAAGCTGGCCTCTTCCTTGTCGGTTGGTGGTATCTACGCGAATAGCTGCAAGGACAAGTACGGCGGTGCGATCACGAACCTCGAGAACAATATGCGCGACGGGTTGCAGAAATGCTTGAACGATTTCGCCAACACCGGATACACGGATCCGTTCATCAGCGAGTACAACATGGTGCTGCGCGAGCAGACGCGCACCATTGCGAACCGTATCGACTTCTGTCTCAATCTGGGCTCTACCTCCTCAACGCCAGTGATAAAGGCCGGCATCGCGAAATGCCTTTCGGAG ATGGTCACCATGAACGATTCTCTGATGAAGGATGTCAGCATCCAGACGAAGTTGGTCGTTGCGATGATCAATCTGGAGAGTTTGGCGACGGTACAACGTGTGGAAAGCTGCGGCGTCATTATGAACCAGGGGCTGGTGGCAAAGGCTGCCGCACTGGACGCGTTGCTGGCTGCCTGTCAGACCTCCAACCAGTAG
- the LOC128305281 gene encoding uncharacterized protein LOC128305281: MTRRSLLWFAVLAALAINLHNVSAQLDNTIVNRRSSINSTLTSFSNNIVSKVNDYASKFTSLRTDMSNQLRSASDTLTSFLSDKQIGDNALLASDVLSASSTTLSSSVSASLTISASFSTVGTCMNTKTQASVSATFSSFSTAQSSYFNAITTSSSPYLSDCRSRFSNTANDLVNQAADRIQDCLNDENNELSRVSSILNNYMTLMRQHYQALSNHIRYCTGLGSTSSRGEVKAEIAACLKAISTNVAPLYKATMAQQYLLVNTMLQLEVVASNDRVKSCVNQVSKTYAAMADAIMPALNQCLQNGQ; the protein is encoded by the exons ATGACGCGCCGTTCCCTGCTGTGGTTCGCCGTACTGGCGGCGCTTGCAATTAAC CTGCACAATGTATCCGCTCAGTTGGATAACACGATCGTTAACAGACGTAGCTCCATCAATTCCACGCTGACATCCTTCTCGAACAACATCGTGAGCAAGGTGAACGATTACGCGTCCAAGTTCACCAGTCTGCGTACCGACATGTCCAATCAGCTGCGGTCGGCCTCGGACACGCTTACCAGTTTCCTGTCGGACAAGCAAATCGGTGACAATGCGCTGCTCGCATCGGATGTACTCTCAGCATCAAGCACCACCCTGAGCTCGAGTGTGTCGGCATCGCTTACCATATCGGCCAGCTTCTCCACGGTGGGCACTTGCATGAACACCAAAACGCAGGCGTCGGTTAGCGCAACGTTCAGCTCGTTCAGCACGGCTCAGTCTTCGTACTTTAACGCCATTACCACCTCCTCGTCACCATACCTGTCCGACTGTCGCTCACGGTTCTCCAACACGGCGAACGATCTGGTGAATCAGGCTGCCGACCGCATCCAGGACTGTCTGAACGACGAGAACAACGAGTTGAGCCGTGTGTCCTCGATCCTGAACAACTACATGACGCTCATGAGACAACACTATCAGGCGTTAAGCAACCATATACGCTACTGCACTGGTCTCGGTTCGACTAGTTCTCGCGGAGAAGTGAAGGCAGAAATTGCCGCCTGTCTGAAGGCG ATCTCGACCAATGTCGCACCTCTCTATAAGGCAACGATGGCTCAGCAGTACCTGCTTGTCAACACCATGCTGCAGCTGGAGGTGGTCGCATCGAACGATCGGGTCAAATCTTGCGTTAACCAAGTCAGCAAGACTTACGCCGCAATGGCGGACGCAATCATGCCAGCGCTTAATCAGTGCCTACAGAATGGCCAGTAG
- the LOC128305263 gene encoding venom dipeptidyl peptidase 4, with translation MMQYSVLFVFWCCCMFGGRTLAAPFDGKQSSELKDFTFDEIIPNQFGLRSFNGTWLSGDELLYRNGGEYVKLNLNTGDSVVVITTDVLSQFRGASIQLIKPDFTKVLVRYDVRTVFRHSSLSKYAIYDTLDGSVYYIANQEEVSICILSPTGQSLAYVKDNNVYYRASLLNPVEQPLTLDGVTGVIYNGIPDWVYEEEVFGTDATLWFSPNGRRLAMASFDDRDVKEFSYHLYGSPDDTDKQYPEELRIRYPKVNTTNPTVHLRVTDLSASEPTWVELPAPLATVGEDHVLGTVNWAGEDVLGVIWTNRRQNVATFQKCQTTVGTCTEAIRFDRPNGWYDLYTPRCYGPNRCFLMGDNNGWRAVMELVDGSSPVARTPSGFTVSSINGYDEQSQALYYTAVPASQPHHRHVYRNEECLTCGLTDELEGSVACNFASVAFSADLSYMAATCSGPTPSYTQIFRTSDRQLVADWEWNMERREQLKQYKTVSVRFLRVPVGGGNFQASVRLYLPPEIDFESPSAATRKYPMVVNVYAGPDSVRVTDSFSVGFANYMATTKGIIYAQIDGRGTGNQGYEFLFTINNRLGTYEMEDQIAVAQYLQQTYAFIDPQRTGIWGSSYGGYATAMTLEKDHEQVYRCGISVAPVTSWMFYDSIYTERYMGRPTDNGAGYDRSDISSFTDELKNHLFLLIHGTADDNVHYQQSMVFVRALLDHDIDFEQMSYPDEAHSLSGVQRHLYHTMDQFWDQCFA, from the exons ATGATGCAGTACTCCGTACTGTTTGTCTTTTGGTGCTGCTGCATGTTTGGTGGTCGTACCTTGGCAGCTCCGTTCGATGGAAAACAATCGTCCGAGCTGAAAGATTTCACCTTTGACGAAATCATCCCGAACCAGTTCGGATTGCGCAGCTTCAACGGCACGTGGTTGTCTGGAGATGAACTGCTGTACAGGAATGGTGgagaatacgtgaagctgaACTTAAACACGGGGGACAGTGTGGTGGTGATCACTACTGATGTTTTG AGTCAATTCCGCGGAGCATCGATTCAGTTGATTAAACCCGATTTCACCAAAGTCCTCGTCCGATATGATGTCCGAACG GTGTTTAGACATTCGTCTCTTTCCAAGTACGCAATCTACGATACATTGGACGG ATCTGTATACTACATTGCAAACCAGGAGGAAGTGTCCATCTGCATTCTCTCGCCGACCGGACAAAGCCTCGCGTACGTGAAGGATAACAATGTTTACTACCGAGCTTCGCTGCTTAATCCAGTGGAACAGCCTCTTACGCTCGATGGTGTTACCGGTGTAATATACAACGGAATCCCCGATTGGGTGTACGAAGAGGAAGTGTTCGGTACGGATGCGACACTGTGGTTTTCACCGAACGGACGCCGATTGGCCATGGCAAGTTTTGATGATCGTGATGTGAAGGAGTTCTCGTACCACCTTTACGGTTCACCGGATGATACGGACAAGCAATATCCGGAGGAGTTGCGAATTCGCTACCCAAAGGTTAACACCACCAATCCGACCGTACATCTGCGGGTGACGGATCTGTCTGCGAGTGAACCCACTTGGGTGGAACTTCCAGCACCGCTAGCCACCGTCGGTGAGGATCATGTGCTCGGCACTGTCAACTGGGCCGGTGAGGATGTGCTAGGTGTGATTTGGACCAACCGTCGACAGAATGTGGCCACATTCCAGAAGTGTCAAACCACCGTCGGAACCTGCACGGAAGCGATCAGATTCGATCGACCCAATGGATGGTACGACTTATATACGCCGCGCTGTTATGGACCCAATCGGTGCTTCTTGATGGGCGATAATAATGGATGGCGCGCTGTGATGGAACTCGTCGATGGATCTTCTCCTGTTGCCCGCACTCCGTCAGGTTTTACCGTTTCCTCCATCAACGGGTATGACGAACAGTCCCAGGCTCTCTACTATACAGCTGTTCCGGCAAGTCAACCGCATCATCGGCATGTGTACCGCAATGAGGAATGTCTCACGTGTGGCTTAACCGACGAGCTCGAGGGTTCTGTAGCATGTAATTTTGCAAGCGTAGCATTCAGTGCGGATCTGTCGTACATGGCAGCGACATGCTCCGGACCGACACCTTCCTACACGCAAATCTTCCGTACCAGCGATCGACAGCTCGTGGCAGACTGGGAGTGGAATATGGAGCGTCGTGAGCAGTTAAAACAGTACAAAACCGTTTCGGTACGATTCCTGCGCGTCCCAGTTGGTGGTGGTAACTTCCAGGCATCTGTTCGACTCTACCTTCCACCGGAGATTGACTTCGAGTCCCCCTCCGCAGCCACTCGCAAATATCCAATGGTGGTGAATGTGTATGCTGGACCAGATTCCGTTCGTGTCACAGATAGCTTCAGTGTTGGGTTTGCGAACTACATGGCCACGACCAAGGGTATCATCTATGCGCAGATTGACGGTCGTGGTACGGGTAATCAGGGCTACGAGTTCCTGTTCACCATCAACAACCGGCTCGGAACGTACGAAATGGAGGATCAGATAGCAGTTGCCCAGTATCTACAGCAAACGTACGCGTTCATTGACCCTCAGCGTACCGGTATCTGGGGCTCGAGTTACGGTGGCTATGCAACCGCCATGACACTGGAGAAGGATCACGAGCAGGTGTACCGTTGCGGTATCTCGGTGGCACCGGTTACTTCGTGGATGTTTTACG ACTCTATCTACACCGAACGCTACATGGGACGTCCGACAGACAATGGAGCAGGGTATGATCGTAGTGATATCAGTAGCTTCACCGACGAGCTGAAGAACCATCTGTTCCTGCTGATTCATGGTACCGCGGACGATAACGTTCACTATCAACAGTCGATGGTGTTTGTGCGTGCCTTGCTGGATCACGACATCGACTTCGAGCAGATG AGCTATCCGGATGAGGCCCATTCGCTGTCGGGTGTACAGCGTCATCTGTACCACacgatggatcaattttgggATCAATGCTTCGCGTAA